One segment of Poecile atricapillus isolate bPoeAtr1 chromosome 5, bPoeAtr1.hap1, whole genome shotgun sequence DNA contains the following:
- the PTPRN gene encoding receptor-type tyrosine-protein phosphatase-like N isoform X4, with protein MGRRLLRALLCLLLLAGRGQLRDGAAAATAAHGCLFDRRLCSPQEVCVQDGLFGQCQVGSVQDRPYFQVTSPVLQRLQDVLRHLMAQGLSWQDGITQYVISQEMERIPRLRLPPSLEPVARDRFLPLRSEPRRAPLAPDPGLPAAQHLEQPTPLLLSPLVQRYLEHVLLPSPPQLGYEEALLNPYSYHKFGYQDGAHQHPGSSARQSSQTSSLLGRVPAQTLFGAGPVPSYGGQPGVDGGHLFQDLGMLSLPREKAGRPDPASTRLQHSLRLPSDYRNMEEREQQAPLAAQPPSAQTDAALKRLASLLASYGLGLPELSPQQISSLSTLLQLLQSSGVTGPEVPTAKRVMEGNMQHGEEPVPPSSTVPTPKIPASSSPGDGTKGRAAPSPAPQAEPQQGHSGDALSPGKHIVVEKKSYTEMKDSGAQQGMRPLDEYGYIITDQKPLGLAAGVQLLELLAKHLHLSTASFINISVVGPALTFRIRQNPQNFSLADVARQTEQVKGELEHELGLKIVQTGVGERNEAAAYSRPSRFGDGFHSVLLTFIALACLAVIAIAVSAAFCLRRHAKQREKERLAALGPEGAGDTTFEYQELCRQHMAAKSLFGRTEAPAAPAETSRVSSVSSQFSDAPQPSPSSHSSTPSWCEEPVQSNMDISTGHMILAYMEDHLRNRDRLAKEWQALCAYQAEPSICSIAQSEANLKKNRNPDYVPYDHVRIKLKAESNPSRSDFINASPIIEHDPRMPAYIATQGPLSHTIADFWQMVWEHGCTVIVMLSPLAEDSVKQCDRYWPDEGSSLYHIYEVNLVSEHIWCEDFLVRSFYLKNVQSQETRTLTQFHFLSWPAEGIPTTTRPLLDFRRKVNKCYRGRSCPIIVHCSDGAGRTGTYILVDMVLNRMAKAPLSPSAPGVKEIDIAATLEHIRDQRPGMVQTKDQFEFALTAVAEEVNAILKALPQ; from the exons ATGGGGCGGCGGCTCCTCCGGGcgctcctctgcctcctcctcctggccgGCCGCGGGCAGCTGCGTgacggcgccgccgccgccaccgccgcacACG gCTGCCTGTTTGACCGAAGGCTGTGCTCCCCGCAGGAGGTGTGTGTGCAGG ATGGGCTGTTTGGGCAGTGCCAGGTGGGCTCCGTGCAGGACAGACCCTACTTCCAGGTCACATCTCCTGTGCTCCAGCGTCTGCAGGATGTCTTGCGGCATCTCATGGCACAAG GGCTCTCGTGGCAGGATGGCATCACCCAGTATGTGATCTCTCAGGAGATGGAGCGCATCCCCCGCCTCCGCCTGCCACCCTCGCTGGAGCCGGTGGCCAGGGACAG GTTCCTGCCTCTCCGCAGCGAGCCCCGGCGAGCCCCACTAGCCCCAGACCCTGgccttccagcagctcagcattTGGAGCAGCCCACACCACTGCTGCTTTCCCCTCTGGTGCAGCGCTACCTGGAGCACGTCCTGctgccctccccaccccagctgGGCTACGAAGAGGCTCTTCTCAATCCTTACTCCTACCACAAG TTCGGCTATCAGGATGGTGCTCACCAGCATCCCGGCAGCTCAGCCAGGCAGAGCTCTCAGACCTCCTCACTGCTGGGCCGGGTCCCTGCCCAGACCCTTTTTGGGGCTGGCCCTGTGCCCTCCTATGGCGGGCAGCCAGGAGTGGATGGGGGGCATCTTTTCCAGGACTTGGGCATGCTTTCCCTGCCCAGAGAGAAGGCTGGCCGCCCGGaccctgccagcaccaggctTCAGCACAGCTTGCGGCTCCCCAGTGACTACAGAAACAtggaggagagggagcagcaAGCACCCCTGgctgcccagccaccctctgcaCAGACGG ATGCTGCCCTGAAGAGACTGGCTTCTCTCCTGGCCAGCTATGGCCTGGGGCTGCCAGAACTGAGTCCCCAGCAGATAAGCAGCCTATCCaccctcctccagctgctccagagctctg GTGTTACTGGCCCTGAAGTGCCCACAGCAAAACGA gtGATGGAGGGGAACATGCAGCATGGAGAGGAGCCAGTGCCCCCTTCCTCCACAGTGCCAACGCCCAaaatcccagccagcagctctccaggggATGGAACAAAGGGCAGGGCAGCACCTTCACCGGCTCCCCAGGCTgagccacagcagggacacagtgGGGATGCTCTCAGCCCTGGAAAGCACATTGTGGTGGAGAAGAAGAGCTACACAGAGATGAAGGACAGTGGGGCACAGCAGGGCATGCGGCCACTAGATGAATATGGCTATATCATCACAGACCAGAA ACccctggggctggctgctggtgtgcagctgctggagctcctaGCCAAGCACCTCCACCTCTCCACCGCCAGCTTCATCAACATCAG CGTTGTGGGTCCTGCGCTTACCTTCCGCATCCGACAGAACCCCCAGAACTTTTCACTGGCAGATGTGGCCAGACAGACTG AGCAAGTgaagggagagctggagcacgAGCTGGGCCTGAAGATTGTGCAAACCGGAGTGGGAGAG CGAAATGAGGCTGCTGCCTACTCACGCCCATCCCGCTTTGGGGATGGCTTCCACTCGGTGCTGCTGACCTTCATCGCACTGGCCTGCCTGGCTGTCATTGCCATCGCAGTGTCTGCGGCCTTCTGCCTCCGGCGCCATGCCAAGCAGCGGGAGAAGGAGCGCCTGGCTGCCCTGGGGCCGGAGGGTGCTGGCGACACCACCTTCGAGTACCAG gagctgtgccGCCAGCACATGGCTGCCAAGTCTCTCTTTGGCCGCACTGAGGCACCGGCAGCACCAGCGGAGACTTCGAGGGTCAGCAGTGTCTCGTCCCAGTTCAGCGACGctccacagcccagccccagctcccacagcagcacacCCTCCTGGTGCGAGGAGCCTGTCCAGTCCAACATGGACATCTCCACCGGACACATGATCCTG GCCTATATGGAGGACCACCTCCGAAACAGGGACCGGCTGGCCAAGGAGTGGCAGGCGCTCTGTGCCTACCAAGCTGAGCCCAGCATCTGCTCCATTGCCCAGAGTGAAGCCAACCTGAAGAAGAACCGCAACCCCGACTATGTGCCCT ATGATCACGTACGAATCAAGCTGAAAGCCGAGAGCAACCCATCCCGCAGTGACTTCATCAATGCCAGTCCAATC ATTGAACATGACCCACGGATGCCAGCGTACATTGCCACACAGGGGCCGCTGTCCCACACCATTGCTGACTTCTGGCAG ATGGTGTGGGAACATGGCTGCACCGTCATTGTCATGCTGAGCCCCCTGGCCGAGGACAGTGTCAAGCAGTGTGACCGCTACTGGCCGGATGAAGGCTCCTCTCTTTACCACATTTATGAG GTGAACCTGGTATCAGAGCACATCTGGTGCGAGGATTTCCTGGTGCGCAGCTTCTACCTGAAAAATGTGCAGTCGCAGGAAACCCGCACCCTGACGCAGTTCCACTTCCTCAGCTGGCCGGCCGAGGGCATCCCCACCACCACCCGGCCCCTCCTTGACTTCCGCAG GAAGGTGAACAAGTGCTACCGGGGTCGCTCCTGCCCCATTATCGTGCACTGCAG TGATGGTGCAGGCAGGACTGGGACATACATCCTTGTTGACATGGTCCTGAACCGCATGGCCAAAG cacccctctctccctctgccccagggGTGAAGGAGATAGACATAGCTGCTACACTGGAGCACATCCGAGATCAGCGGCCTGGTATGGTGCAGACCAAG gaccAGTTTGAGTTTGCACTGACGGCTGTGGCCGAGGAAGTGAATGCCATCCTGAAGGCACTGCCGCAGTGA
- the PTPRN gene encoding receptor-type tyrosine-protein phosphatase-like N isoform X5: protein MGRRLLRALLCLLLLAGRGQLRDGAAAATAAHGCLFDRRLCSPQEVCVQDGLFGQCQVGSVQDRPYFQVTSPVLQRLQDVLRHLMAQGLSWQDGITQYVISQEMERIPRLRLPPSLEPVARDRFLPLRSEPRRAPLAPDPGLPAAQHLEQPTPLLLSPLVQRYLEHVLLPSPPQLGYEEALLNPYSYHKFGYQDGAHQHPGSSARQSSQTSSLLGRVPAQTLFGAGPVPSYGGQPGVDGGHLFQDLGMLSLPREKAGRPDPASTRLQHSLRLPSDYRNMEEREQQAPLAAQPPSAQTDAALKRLASLLASYGLGLPELSPQQISSLSTLLQLLQSSGVTGPEVPTAKRVMEGNMQHGEEPVPPSSTVPTPKIPASSSPGDGTKGRAAPSPAPQAEPQQGHSGDALSPGKHIVVEKKSYTEMKDSGAQQGMRPLDEYGYIITDQKPLGLAAGVQLLELLAKHLHLSTASFINISVVGPALTFRIRQNPQNFSLADVARQTEQVKGELEHELGLKIVQTGVGERNEAAAYSRPSRFGDGFHSVLLTFIALACLAVIAIAVSAAFCLRRHAKQREKERLAALGPEGAGDTTFEYQELCRQHMAAKSLFGRTEAPAAPAETSRVSSVSSQFSDAPQPSPSSHSSTPSWCEEPVQSNMDISTGHMILAYMEDHLRNRDRLAKEWQALCAYQAEPSICSIAQSEANLKKNRNPDYVPYDHVRIKLKAESNPSRSDFINASPIIEHDPRMPAYIATQGPLSHTIADFWQMVWEHGCTVIVMLSPLAEDSVKQCDRYWPDEGSSLYHIYEVNLVSEHIWCEDFLVRSFYLKNVQSQETRTLTQFHFLSWPAEGIPTTTRPLLDFRRKVNKCYRGRSCPIIVHCSDGAGRTGTYILVDMVLNRMAKGVKEIDIAATLEHIRDQRPGMVQTKDQFEFALTAVAEEVNAILKALPQ, encoded by the exons ATGGGGCGGCGGCTCCTCCGGGcgctcctctgcctcctcctcctggccgGCCGCGGGCAGCTGCGTgacggcgccgccgccgccaccgccgcacACG gCTGCCTGTTTGACCGAAGGCTGTGCTCCCCGCAGGAGGTGTGTGTGCAGG ATGGGCTGTTTGGGCAGTGCCAGGTGGGCTCCGTGCAGGACAGACCCTACTTCCAGGTCACATCTCCTGTGCTCCAGCGTCTGCAGGATGTCTTGCGGCATCTCATGGCACAAG GGCTCTCGTGGCAGGATGGCATCACCCAGTATGTGATCTCTCAGGAGATGGAGCGCATCCCCCGCCTCCGCCTGCCACCCTCGCTGGAGCCGGTGGCCAGGGACAG GTTCCTGCCTCTCCGCAGCGAGCCCCGGCGAGCCCCACTAGCCCCAGACCCTGgccttccagcagctcagcattTGGAGCAGCCCACACCACTGCTGCTTTCCCCTCTGGTGCAGCGCTACCTGGAGCACGTCCTGctgccctccccaccccagctgGGCTACGAAGAGGCTCTTCTCAATCCTTACTCCTACCACAAG TTCGGCTATCAGGATGGTGCTCACCAGCATCCCGGCAGCTCAGCCAGGCAGAGCTCTCAGACCTCCTCACTGCTGGGCCGGGTCCCTGCCCAGACCCTTTTTGGGGCTGGCCCTGTGCCCTCCTATGGCGGGCAGCCAGGAGTGGATGGGGGGCATCTTTTCCAGGACTTGGGCATGCTTTCCCTGCCCAGAGAGAAGGCTGGCCGCCCGGaccctgccagcaccaggctTCAGCACAGCTTGCGGCTCCCCAGTGACTACAGAAACAtggaggagagggagcagcaAGCACCCCTGgctgcccagccaccctctgcaCAGACGG ATGCTGCCCTGAAGAGACTGGCTTCTCTCCTGGCCAGCTATGGCCTGGGGCTGCCAGAACTGAGTCCCCAGCAGATAAGCAGCCTATCCaccctcctccagctgctccagagctctg GTGTTACTGGCCCTGAAGTGCCCACAGCAAAACGA gtGATGGAGGGGAACATGCAGCATGGAGAGGAGCCAGTGCCCCCTTCCTCCACAGTGCCAACGCCCAaaatcccagccagcagctctccaggggATGGAACAAAGGGCAGGGCAGCACCTTCACCGGCTCCCCAGGCTgagccacagcagggacacagtgGGGATGCTCTCAGCCCTGGAAAGCACATTGTGGTGGAGAAGAAGAGCTACACAGAGATGAAGGACAGTGGGGCACAGCAGGGCATGCGGCCACTAGATGAATATGGCTATATCATCACAGACCAGAA ACccctggggctggctgctggtgtgcagctgctggagctcctaGCCAAGCACCTCCACCTCTCCACCGCCAGCTTCATCAACATCAG CGTTGTGGGTCCTGCGCTTACCTTCCGCATCCGACAGAACCCCCAGAACTTTTCACTGGCAGATGTGGCCAGACAGACTG AGCAAGTgaagggagagctggagcacgAGCTGGGCCTGAAGATTGTGCAAACCGGAGTGGGAGAG CGAAATGAGGCTGCTGCCTACTCACGCCCATCCCGCTTTGGGGATGGCTTCCACTCGGTGCTGCTGACCTTCATCGCACTGGCCTGCCTGGCTGTCATTGCCATCGCAGTGTCTGCGGCCTTCTGCCTCCGGCGCCATGCCAAGCAGCGGGAGAAGGAGCGCCTGGCTGCCCTGGGGCCGGAGGGTGCTGGCGACACCACCTTCGAGTACCAG gagctgtgccGCCAGCACATGGCTGCCAAGTCTCTCTTTGGCCGCACTGAGGCACCGGCAGCACCAGCGGAGACTTCGAGGGTCAGCAGTGTCTCGTCCCAGTTCAGCGACGctccacagcccagccccagctcccacagcagcacacCCTCCTGGTGCGAGGAGCCTGTCCAGTCCAACATGGACATCTCCACCGGACACATGATCCTG GCCTATATGGAGGACCACCTCCGAAACAGGGACCGGCTGGCCAAGGAGTGGCAGGCGCTCTGTGCCTACCAAGCTGAGCCCAGCATCTGCTCCATTGCCCAGAGTGAAGCCAACCTGAAGAAGAACCGCAACCCCGACTATGTGCCCT ATGATCACGTACGAATCAAGCTGAAAGCCGAGAGCAACCCATCCCGCAGTGACTTCATCAATGCCAGTCCAATC ATTGAACATGACCCACGGATGCCAGCGTACATTGCCACACAGGGGCCGCTGTCCCACACCATTGCTGACTTCTGGCAG ATGGTGTGGGAACATGGCTGCACCGTCATTGTCATGCTGAGCCCCCTGGCCGAGGACAGTGTCAAGCAGTGTGACCGCTACTGGCCGGATGAAGGCTCCTCTCTTTACCACATTTATGAG GTGAACCTGGTATCAGAGCACATCTGGTGCGAGGATTTCCTGGTGCGCAGCTTCTACCTGAAAAATGTGCAGTCGCAGGAAACCCGCACCCTGACGCAGTTCCACTTCCTCAGCTGGCCGGCCGAGGGCATCCCCACCACCACCCGGCCCCTCCTTGACTTCCGCAG GAAGGTGAACAAGTGCTACCGGGGTCGCTCCTGCCCCATTATCGTGCACTGCAG TGATGGTGCAGGCAGGACTGGGACATACATCCTTGTTGACATGGTCCTGAACCGCATGGCCAAAG ggGTGAAGGAGATAGACATAGCTGCTACACTGGAGCACATCCGAGATCAGCGGCCTGGTATGGTGCAGACCAAG gaccAGTTTGAGTTTGCACTGACGGCTGTGGCCGAGGAAGTGAATGCCATCCTGAAGGCACTGCCGCAGTGA
- the PTPRN gene encoding receptor-type tyrosine-protein phosphatase-like N isoform X2 — protein sequence MGRRLLRALLCLLLLAGRGQLRDGAAAATAAHGCLFDRRLCSPQEVCVQDGLFGQCQVGSVQDRPYFQVTSPVLQRLQDVLRHLMAQGLSWQDGITQYVISQEMERIPRLRLPPSLEPVARDSEPRRAPLAPDPGLPAAQHLEQPTPLLLSPLVQRYLEHVLLPSPPQLGYEEALLNPYSYHKFGYQDGAHQHPGSSARQSSQTSSLLGRVPAQTLFGAGPVPSYGGQPGVDGGHLFQDLGMLSLPREKAGRPDPASTRLQHSLRLPSDYRNMEEREQQAPLAAQPPSAQTDAALKRLASLLASYGLGLPELSPQQISSLSTLLQLLQSSGVTGPEVPTAKRVGLQQGDAGGGAMPQVMEGNMQHGEEPVPPSSTVPTPKIPASSSPGDGTKGRAAPSPAPQAEPQQGHSGDALSPGKHIVVEKKSYTEMKDSGAQQGMRPLDEYGYIITDQKPLGLAAGVQLLELLAKHLHLSTASFINISVVGPALTFRIRQNPQNFSLADVARQTEQVKGELEHELGLKIVQTGVGERNEAAAYSRPSRFGDGFHSVLLTFIALACLAVIAIAVSAAFCLRRHAKQREKERLAALGPEGAGDTTFEYQELCRQHMAAKSLFGRTEAPAAPAETSRVSSVSSQFSDAPQPSPSSHSSTPSWCEEPVQSNMDISTGHMILAYMEDHLRNRDRLAKEWQALCAYQAEPSICSIAQSEANLKKNRNPDYVPYDHVRIKLKAESNPSRSDFINASPIIEHDPRMPAYIATQGPLSHTIADFWQMVWEHGCTVIVMLSPLAEDSVKQCDRYWPDEGSSLYHIYEVNLVSEHIWCEDFLVRSFYLKNVQSQETRTLTQFHFLSWPAEGIPTTTRPLLDFRRKVNKCYRGRSCPIIVHCSDGAGRTGTYILVDMVLNRMAKAPLSPSAPGVKEIDIAATLEHIRDQRPGMVQTKDQFEFALTAVAEEVNAILKALPQ from the exons ATGGGGCGGCGGCTCCTCCGGGcgctcctctgcctcctcctcctggccgGCCGCGGGCAGCTGCGTgacggcgccgccgccgccaccgccgcacACG gCTGCCTGTTTGACCGAAGGCTGTGCTCCCCGCAGGAGGTGTGTGTGCAGG ATGGGCTGTTTGGGCAGTGCCAGGTGGGCTCCGTGCAGGACAGACCCTACTTCCAGGTCACATCTCCTGTGCTCCAGCGTCTGCAGGATGTCTTGCGGCATCTCATGGCACAAG GGCTCTCGTGGCAGGATGGCATCACCCAGTATGTGATCTCTCAGGAGATGGAGCGCATCCCCCGCCTCCGCCTGCCACCCTCGCTGGAGCCGGTGGCCAGGGACAG CGAGCCCCGGCGAGCCCCACTAGCCCCAGACCCTGgccttccagcagctcagcattTGGAGCAGCCCACACCACTGCTGCTTTCCCCTCTGGTGCAGCGCTACCTGGAGCACGTCCTGctgccctccccaccccagctgGGCTACGAAGAGGCTCTTCTCAATCCTTACTCCTACCACAAG TTCGGCTATCAGGATGGTGCTCACCAGCATCCCGGCAGCTCAGCCAGGCAGAGCTCTCAGACCTCCTCACTGCTGGGCCGGGTCCCTGCCCAGACCCTTTTTGGGGCTGGCCCTGTGCCCTCCTATGGCGGGCAGCCAGGAGTGGATGGGGGGCATCTTTTCCAGGACTTGGGCATGCTTTCCCTGCCCAGAGAGAAGGCTGGCCGCCCGGaccctgccagcaccaggctTCAGCACAGCTTGCGGCTCCCCAGTGACTACAGAAACAtggaggagagggagcagcaAGCACCCCTGgctgcccagccaccctctgcaCAGACGG ATGCTGCCCTGAAGAGACTGGCTTCTCTCCTGGCCAGCTATGGCCTGGGGCTGCCAGAACTGAGTCCCCAGCAGATAAGCAGCCTATCCaccctcctccagctgctccagagctctg GTGTTACTGGCCCTGAAGTGCCCACAGCAAAACGAGTGGGTTTGCAGCAGGGTGATGCTGGAGGAGGTGCCATGCCACAG gtGATGGAGGGGAACATGCAGCATGGAGAGGAGCCAGTGCCCCCTTCCTCCACAGTGCCAACGCCCAaaatcccagccagcagctctccaggggATGGAACAAAGGGCAGGGCAGCACCTTCACCGGCTCCCCAGGCTgagccacagcagggacacagtgGGGATGCTCTCAGCCCTGGAAAGCACATTGTGGTGGAGAAGAAGAGCTACACAGAGATGAAGGACAGTGGGGCACAGCAGGGCATGCGGCCACTAGATGAATATGGCTATATCATCACAGACCAGAA ACccctggggctggctgctggtgtgcagctgctggagctcctaGCCAAGCACCTCCACCTCTCCACCGCCAGCTTCATCAACATCAG CGTTGTGGGTCCTGCGCTTACCTTCCGCATCCGACAGAACCCCCAGAACTTTTCACTGGCAGATGTGGCCAGACAGACTG AGCAAGTgaagggagagctggagcacgAGCTGGGCCTGAAGATTGTGCAAACCGGAGTGGGAGAG CGAAATGAGGCTGCTGCCTACTCACGCCCATCCCGCTTTGGGGATGGCTTCCACTCGGTGCTGCTGACCTTCATCGCACTGGCCTGCCTGGCTGTCATTGCCATCGCAGTGTCTGCGGCCTTCTGCCTCCGGCGCCATGCCAAGCAGCGGGAGAAGGAGCGCCTGGCTGCCCTGGGGCCGGAGGGTGCTGGCGACACCACCTTCGAGTACCAG gagctgtgccGCCAGCACATGGCTGCCAAGTCTCTCTTTGGCCGCACTGAGGCACCGGCAGCACCAGCGGAGACTTCGAGGGTCAGCAGTGTCTCGTCCCAGTTCAGCGACGctccacagcccagccccagctcccacagcagcacacCCTCCTGGTGCGAGGAGCCTGTCCAGTCCAACATGGACATCTCCACCGGACACATGATCCTG GCCTATATGGAGGACCACCTCCGAAACAGGGACCGGCTGGCCAAGGAGTGGCAGGCGCTCTGTGCCTACCAAGCTGAGCCCAGCATCTGCTCCATTGCCCAGAGTGAAGCCAACCTGAAGAAGAACCGCAACCCCGACTATGTGCCCT ATGATCACGTACGAATCAAGCTGAAAGCCGAGAGCAACCCATCCCGCAGTGACTTCATCAATGCCAGTCCAATC ATTGAACATGACCCACGGATGCCAGCGTACATTGCCACACAGGGGCCGCTGTCCCACACCATTGCTGACTTCTGGCAG ATGGTGTGGGAACATGGCTGCACCGTCATTGTCATGCTGAGCCCCCTGGCCGAGGACAGTGTCAAGCAGTGTGACCGCTACTGGCCGGATGAAGGCTCCTCTCTTTACCACATTTATGAG GTGAACCTGGTATCAGAGCACATCTGGTGCGAGGATTTCCTGGTGCGCAGCTTCTACCTGAAAAATGTGCAGTCGCAGGAAACCCGCACCCTGACGCAGTTCCACTTCCTCAGCTGGCCGGCCGAGGGCATCCCCACCACCACCCGGCCCCTCCTTGACTTCCGCAG GAAGGTGAACAAGTGCTACCGGGGTCGCTCCTGCCCCATTATCGTGCACTGCAG TGATGGTGCAGGCAGGACTGGGACATACATCCTTGTTGACATGGTCCTGAACCGCATGGCCAAAG cacccctctctccctctgccccagggGTGAAGGAGATAGACATAGCTGCTACACTGGAGCACATCCGAGATCAGCGGCCTGGTATGGTGCAGACCAAG gaccAGTTTGAGTTTGCACTGACGGCTGTGGCCGAGGAAGTGAATGCCATCCTGAAGGCACTGCCGCAGTGA